The following proteins are encoded in a genomic region of Rhodoferax aquaticus:
- a CDS encoding ABC transporter substrate-binding protein — MIQRRQLLTSLASLSLSPWAFAQADKGIVLGQSAPFSGPSEQLGVQYNQGARLYFEALNAKGGVNGRTIEIKRLDDAYDPEKCANNTRQFISEGVFALFGYVGTATSMAALPLATEAKVPLFAPLTGAQTLRDPVNRYVVNLRASYYDETAAIIKQSTSVGIKKFAVFYQNDSYGQTGLEGVVRALAPLNLKPVATGTVERNSNDVAAALKEILDKNPEAIVQVGSYRACATFIRLARRAGYSGNFYNLSFVGTQALSDELGTVARGVVVSQVMPYPYSSGTVIAAEYLGAMQAAGLVATGPNYSSMEGFVAAKVFTEAVRRAGKALTRESFITAVQTMQPYNVGGMAFDFNSQKNSGSTFVEMTLLTEDGKVRR; from the coding sequence ATGATCCAACGCCGCCAGTTACTCACCAGCCTCGCTTCACTCAGCCTCAGCCCGTGGGCCTTTGCCCAAGCCGACAAGGGTATTGTTCTAGGCCAGTCTGCCCCTTTTAGCGGCCCTTCTGAGCAACTGGGAGTGCAGTACAACCAAGGTGCACGCCTGTACTTTGAAGCCCTGAATGCCAAAGGCGGGGTCAACGGCCGCACGATTGAAATCAAGCGCCTAGACGACGCATACGACCCTGAAAAATGCGCCAACAACACGCGCCAGTTCATCAGTGAGGGCGTGTTTGCTTTGTTTGGCTATGTGGGCACCGCCACCAGCATGGCGGCACTGCCTCTGGCGACCGAGGCCAAAGTACCGCTGTTTGCACCGCTGACTGGCGCACAAACGCTGCGTGACCCCGTTAATCGCTACGTGGTGAACTTGCGAGCTTCGTACTATGACGAAACCGCCGCCATCATCAAGCAGTCCACCTCCGTGGGCATCAAAAAGTTTGCTGTCTTCTACCAAAACGATAGCTACGGCCAAACCGGTTTGGAGGGGGTTGTCCGTGCTTTGGCACCGCTGAACTTGAAGCCTGTAGCCACTGGCACCGTCGAACGCAACTCCAACGATGTGGCAGCAGCGCTTAAAGAAATTTTGGACAAAAACCCCGAAGCCATCGTGCAAGTGGGCTCTTACCGTGCCTGTGCCACCTTTATCCGCTTGGCGCGCAGGGCAGGCTATAGCGGCAATTTTTACAACCTGTCCTTCGTGGGCACCCAAGCCTTGAGTGACGAACTCGGCACCGTGGCGCGCGGTGTGGTGGTGAGCCAGGTCATGCCCTACCCCTACTCATCGGGGACGGTCATTGCGGCAGAGTACCTAGGCGCCATGCAAGCCGCAGGTTTGGTCGCAACTGGCCCCAATTACTCCAGCATGGAAGGGTTTGTGGCAGCCAAGGTGTTCACCGAAGCCGTGCGACGCGCGGGCAAAGCACTCACCCGAGAGAGCTTTATCACTGCAGTTCAAACCATGCAACCCTACAACGTAGGCGGCATGGCCTTTGACTTTAACTCCCAAAAGAACAGCGGCTCTACGTTTGTAGAAATGACATTGCTGACCGAGGACGGCAAGGTGAGGCGTTAA
- a CDS encoding DODA-type extradiol aromatic ring-opening family dioxygenase, which yields MTRMPTYFISHGGGPWPYMEDMRARMRVLEEALQDMPRQVGTTPSAVLVISGHWEEADFAVMSHAKPPMVYDYSGFPAHTYEVVYPAPGAPALAQRIESLIHAAGLPSHLDPHRGFDHGTFAPLVVMYPDAQVPVLQVALKAGLDPAIHIALGRALAPLRDEGVLIVGSGQSYHNLRMFGPQARQPSNAFDAWLQDTLLHSSPEQREARLVNWAQAPSARMAHPREEHLLPLMVALGAAAGDAATCVYHEEGIFGGVTASSFRFDAAAT from the coding sequence ATGACCCGCATGCCCACGTACTTCATCTCCCACGGCGGTGGACCCTGGCCCTACATGGAAGACATGCGTGCCCGTATGCGCGTTTTGGAGGAGGCACTGCAAGACATGCCTCGGCAAGTAGGCACCACGCCCAGCGCAGTGCTGGTGATCTCCGGCCATTGGGAGGAGGCTGACTTTGCCGTCATGTCCCATGCCAAGCCACCCATGGTGTATGACTACTCTGGCTTTCCAGCGCATACCTACGAAGTGGTGTACCCAGCGCCGGGCGCGCCGGCACTGGCGCAGCGCATCGAGAGCTTGATTCACGCCGCTGGACTGCCTAGCCATTTGGATCCGCACCGGGGGTTTGACCACGGCACCTTTGCGCCTCTGGTGGTGATGTATCCCGACGCCCAGGTCCCCGTTCTGCAAGTTGCATTGAAGGCAGGCTTAGACCCCGCCATCCACATCGCCTTGGGGCGTGCATTGGCCCCCCTGCGTGACGAAGGGGTCTTGATCGTCGGCAGTGGCCAGAGCTACCACAACCTGCGCATGTTTGGCCCCCAAGCCAGACAGCCCTCCAACGCCTTTGACGCATGGTTGCAAGACACCTTGCTCCATAGCTCGCCAGAACAGCGCGAAGCGCGCTTGGTCAACTGGGCGCAAGCGCCTTCGGCCCGGATGGCCCACCCCCGCGAGGAGCACCTGCTTCCCTTGATGGTGGCCTTGGGGGCCGCCGCTGGCGACGCAGCCACCTGCGTGTACCACGAAGAGGGCATCTTTGGAGGTGTGACTGCATCGAGTTTTCGATTTGATGCTGCGGCGACTTAA
- a CDS encoding tetratricopeptide repeat protein, which produces MFSFSGGTRTAKWLSTLALAAFSLGAIAQAEPSLNQVYETAQSGQLDKAQTMMQQVLVAHPNSAKAHFVQAELQARQGRAAQARESLATAEKLAPGLTFAKPEAVQALRAQLAASPGPAAATRTAPAPAAATPFPWALAILAGSGLLAFAIYTLGKKRKPAASAAQQDPSASLLGPQTFGQGTLGNGVAPPYSPAGYAPNAYGQAPSSGLGGKVMGGLAAGLAVGAGVMAAEAIGSRLMGSGETHPPQDNSFANNDFAAPHINRDMGGPGFGVNDSSSWDDGASFASNDAGGGDWDS; this is translated from the coding sequence ATGTTCAGTTTCTCAGGTGGCACACGCACCGCAAAATGGCTCAGCACGCTGGCGCTTGCGGCTTTTTCACTGGGTGCAATAGCCCAGGCAGAGCCCAGCCTCAACCAGGTCTATGAAACGGCCCAAAGCGGGCAGCTAGACAAAGCCCAAACCATGATGCAGCAGGTGCTGGTGGCCCACCCCAACAGCGCCAAAGCCCATTTTGTGCAAGCTGAGCTGCAGGCTCGACAAGGGCGAGCCGCGCAAGCGCGTGAGTCTCTTGCCACCGCTGAAAAGTTGGCTCCCGGCTTGACGTTTGCCAAGCCGGAGGCGGTGCAAGCGCTTAGGGCACAGTTGGCAGCTAGCCCGGGCCCCGCAGCTGCAACGCGCACTGCACCGGCACCCGCTGCCGCAACCCCCTTCCCATGGGCCTTGGCCATACTGGCGGGCAGCGGTCTGCTTGCGTTTGCCATTTACACCTTAGGAAAAAAGCGCAAACCCGCAGCCAGCGCTGCACAGCAAGACCCTAGCGCGAGCTTGCTCGGTCCACAAACCTTTGGCCAAGGGACCTTGGGCAATGGCGTGGCACCGCCCTACAGCCCAGCGGGCTACGCCCCCAACGCCTACGGCCAAGCCCCCAGCAGCGGACTGGGTGGCAAGGTGATGGGCGGGCTGGCCGCTGGCTTGGCGGTGGGCGCAGGGGTCATGGCTGCTGAGGCCATAGGCAGCCGGCTGATGGGCAGTGGCGAAACGCACCCCCCCCAAGACAACAGCTTTGCCAACAATGACTTTGCGGCACCCCATATCAACCGTGACATGGGGGGACCAGGGTTTGGCGTCAACGACAGCAGTTCTTGGGATGACGGTGCCTCGTTTGCCAGCAATGACGCGGGAGGGGGCGACTGGGACAGCTAA
- the msrA gene encoding peptide-methionine (S)-S-oxide reductase MsrA: protein MPRIFTSYFSFLASARRLLAMAVAIAAAALWAPSAGLAQTTASPAAATAKAVFAGGCFWCVESDFDKVPGVLSTTSGYTGGRTANPSYEQVSSHSTGHAEAVEVLFDPAKVSYQQLVEYYWRTIDPTTKDQQFCDRGSPYRTAIFAQNAEQLRIATASRAALDKSKPFKEPVVTDVVMGGAFYPAEEYHQDYYKKNPLRYKYYRTSCGRDARLQQLWGDKAAH from the coding sequence ATGCCACGCATTTTCACAAGCTACTTTTCTTTCCTTGCCTCCGCGAGGCGGCTATTGGCCATGGCCGTGGCCATCGCCGCTGCAGCTCTTTGGGCGCCCAGCGCGGGCTTGGCCCAGACCACCGCAAGCCCCGCTGCGGCCACCGCAAAGGCCGTGTTTGCGGGCGGATGCTTTTGGTGTGTGGAATCTGATTTCGACAAGGTACCAGGGGTACTGAGCACCACCTCAGGCTACACCGGGGGGAGGACTGCCAACCCTAGCTACGAACAGGTGTCTAGCCACAGCACGGGGCATGCGGAAGCCGTTGAAGTGCTGTTTGACCCAGCAAAAGTGAGCTACCAGCAACTCGTGGAGTACTACTGGCGAACTATTGATCCCACCACCAAAGATCAGCAGTTCTGCGACCGGGGCAGTCCGTACCGTACCGCCATCTTTGCGCAAAATGCAGAGCAACTGCGGATTGCAACCGCTTCACGCGCTGCGCTTGACAAGAGCAAACCGTTCAAAGAACCCGTCGTGACCGATGTGGTGATGGGCGGCGCCTTTTACCCCGCAGAGGAATACCACCAAGACTATTACAAGAAGAACCCGCTGCGCTACAAGTACTACCGCACGAGCTGTGGTCGGGATGCGCGCCTGCAACAACTGTGGGGCGACAAAGCGGCGCATTGA
- a CDS encoding class I SAM-dependent methyltransferase: MSGYHCKHETHRLGDSNFHIRSLLDKMQYDDADGAAEAAGISSAAWPLFGLVWPSARMLANAMQTQDLVNKRVLEIGCGLGLASMVIHKRLGDVTASDCHPLSDAFLQENARLNGLPPMKYQTGHWERENLGLGLFNLIIASDVLYERQQPDTLSGFIDLHSSPQVDVIVLDPDRGNRNGFCRKMQERGYVLDMQRAGLHQNTGEAYKGHFLNFRRGYI; this comes from the coding sequence ATGTCGGGTTACCACTGCAAACACGAAACCCACAGGCTGGGTGACTCCAACTTTCATATTCGCTCACTGCTAGACAAAATGCAGTACGACGATGCTGACGGGGCGGCCGAGGCGGCCGGTATTTCGTCTGCGGCGTGGCCCTTGTTCGGGTTGGTCTGGCCCTCTGCCCGCATGCTGGCCAACGCCATGCAAACCCAAGACCTCGTCAACAAGCGCGTGCTAGAAATTGGCTGCGGCTTGGGCTTGGCCAGTATGGTGATCCACAAGCGGCTGGGTGATGTGACCGCCAGTGATTGCCACCCCTTGAGCGATGCATTTTTGCAAGAGAACGCCCGTTTGAATGGCCTGCCTCCCATGAAGTACCAGACCGGGCACTGGGAGCGTGAAAACCTGGGCTTGGGCCTGTTTAACCTGATTATTGCAAGCGATGTGCTGTACGAGCGCCAGCAGCCGGACACCTTGTCGGGCTTTATTGACCTGCACTCAAGTCCGCAGGTCGATGTGATCGTGTTGGACCCTGACCGTGGCAACCGCAATGGCTTTTGCCGCAAGATGCAAGAGCGGGGCTACGTGCTGGACATGCAGCGCGCGGGCCTGCACCAAAACACGGGTGAGGCCTACAAAGGCCACTTTTTGAACTTCCGCAGGGGCTACATCTAA
- a CDS encoding iron-containing alcohol dehydrogenase, which produces MFNFDFHNPTHIAFGKGRVADLAKLVPASAKVLILVGGASAEKTGTLAEVRSALGERAHSTFAGIEPNPGFDTAMQAVNQIRSEGFDFLLAVGGGSVIDATKFIAAAVPFEGDPWTILLKGGRNIQSALPFGAVLTLPATGSEMNNGGVITRRDMGAKLPFRSSHVFPRFAVLDPTKTYTLPVQQLANGVVDAFVHTVEQYLTYPSHAPVQDRFAEGLLQTLVEVGPRLLDAKEPVYDDRATLMWAATLALNGLIGAGVPQDWSTHMIGHELTALHNIDHARTLAIVLPAMLHERRVQKRDKLLQYGQRVWGIRSGTEDERIAAAIENTRTFFEHMGIPTRLRDYGLDASVVSAVVAQLESHGMTQLGEHRDIDLAVSRRVLEAAL; this is translated from the coding sequence ATGTTTAACTTTGATTTCCACAACCCAACCCATATCGCTTTTGGCAAAGGTCGAGTGGCCGACCTCGCCAAGCTGGTGCCCGCAAGCGCCAAGGTTTTGATCTTGGTGGGGGGCGCCAGTGCCGAGAAGACGGGCACGTTGGCCGAGGTACGCTCGGCTTTGGGCGAACGTGCCCACAGCACGTTTGCGGGTATTGAGCCCAACCCTGGTTTTGATACGGCCATGCAGGCCGTGAATCAGATTCGTTCTGAGGGTTTTGATTTTCTGTTGGCTGTGGGCGGTGGTTCGGTTATTGACGCCACCAAGTTCATTGCGGCGGCGGTGCCCTTTGAGGGTGACCCGTGGACTATTTTGCTCAAGGGTGGCCGAAACATCCAAAGCGCCTTGCCCTTTGGTGCCGTACTGACCTTGCCAGCCACCGGTTCTGAGATGAACAACGGCGGCGTGATTACGCGGCGAGATATGGGTGCCAAGCTGCCGTTTCGCAGCTCCCACGTGTTCCCCCGGTTTGCAGTGCTAGACCCCACCAAAACTTACACATTGCCGGTGCAGCAGTTGGCCAACGGCGTGGTCGATGCCTTCGTGCACACGGTGGAGCAGTATTTGACCTATCCGTCCCATGCACCCGTGCAAGACCGTTTTGCGGAGGGGCTGTTGCAAACCTTGGTGGAGGTGGGGCCTCGTCTGTTGGACGCCAAAGAGCCGGTGTACGACGACCGCGCGACGCTGATGTGGGCCGCAACGCTGGCGCTCAACGGTCTCATTGGGGCTGGGGTGCCCCAAGACTGGTCCACCCACATGATCGGGCATGAACTCACCGCGTTGCACAACATTGACCATGCCCGCACCTTGGCCATCGTGTTGCCAGCCATGTTGCACGAGCGGCGGGTGCAAAAACGCGACAAGCTCTTGCAGTATGGCCAGCGCGTGTGGGGCATTCGGTCTGGGACTGAGGATGAACGCATTGCAGCCGCCATTGAGAATACCCGCACCTTTTTCGAGCACATGGGCATTCCAACCCGCTTGAGGGACTATGGCTTAGACGCCAGCGTGGTGAGTGCCGTGGTTGCCCAACTGGAGTCACACGGCATGACCCAGCTCGGTGAGCACCGGGACATTGATTTGGCGGTAAGCCGACGGGTGCTGGAAGCGGCTTTGTAG
- a CDS encoding PAS domain-containing protein, with amino-acid sequence MQSAAIPANEAARLATLKGLDVLDTGPEEEFDALIKVASLVCGVPISLISLVDTERQWFKANIGLPGVSETPRDLAFCAHAILGDEVFEVPDALQDPRFADNPLVASQPDIRFYAGAPILMTDGQRIGTLCVIDRQARALSDAQREILRCLALAAAQALEGRRAMRVSQAALAALAESEGRMRALHDSSPMGIYHANVRGECTYTNPHWQSIYGLSGEQSLGHQWLTVVHPDDLAQVRQAMRTAAVDQEIYTVDYRVLRPDGTVRYVTTLARTVNDEAGSRIGYVGTVQDITERHERDEALRKTQSMLNRTAMVAGTGGWEVDLQEGSIFWSEQTCLIHGVEPGYQPTMEEATAFYPPGAREQVEHAVQVAMQGGPGFDLELPFVPRGQPSIWVRAVGQVEFVNGQPVRLVGAFQDVTQARAARLALAQAQERVRLATTSGGIGIWDLDLVTGELLWDAQLSALYGLDFAPRRADYALWAGLVHPEDVSQADALIQESLQTGKLFNHEFRVVWPDTTVHHLKAFGRVQMDEYGKAVSMVGTNWDVTEAAQYAQSLQEARDKAEVASQSKSQFLANMSHEIRTPMNAILGMLSLVQRTELDAQQLDYVRKTEGAAKSLLGLLNDILDFSKVDAGKMSLELRPMRPEQLLRDLAVVLSGNTGKKDVEIVFDIDPALPEVLVADALRLQQVLTNLGGNAMKFTAAGSVVVSVQVVPSLANAAQAMAAERVRIEFAVEDSGIGIAPEHQAHIFSAFSQAEASTTRRFGGTGLGLAISQRMVDLMGGTLQVRSALGQGSRFSFEVEFAVPAQVPDELVLPARQSMEARRVLLVDDNTLARRSVAKTMRSWGWEVDEAESGIHALALTQQTGAAAVEYALLLVDWHLPGMDGWELVRQLRGQVAGQRGKGPTFLMLSAQGRDHLAQRTLDEQKMIHGLLAKPLTESLLWEAIADASTGQTRMRQAVRAGSSARQLQGMRILVVEDNLLNQQVAEELLTAQGALVSLAGNGQLGVEAVLSAEPQFDVVLMDVQMPVLDGYDATRAIRQHAQWTSLPIVAMTANAMDSDRQACIDAGMNAHIGKPFDMGHLVHTLIQLTGFVAQPAAAVVSLPAQGHAETANGNLTEVDGVDLAPAIARMGGLRGLYVRTARDFSAELADVAQTLRQHVHSHAFVQASMLLHTLKGNAGTLGLRDLAQIAGQWETHSQSMRAADDFLPAQWLELDATLARAAGQLRQAIELLEPAASLAAMPAQPDGQTSAQVALQDLQALLLKEDYAVLERYAELRQQLSSLSPQTQDALAQALQDLDFGQALAVCESALA; translated from the coding sequence ATGCAGTCAGCCGCAATTCCCGCAAACGAAGCCGCCCGCTTGGCCACACTGAAAGGCTTGGACGTCTTAGACACCGGGCCTGAAGAGGAGTTTGATGCGCTCATCAAAGTGGCTTCCTTGGTGTGTGGTGTGCCCATCTCGCTGATCAGCTTGGTCGACACGGAGCGCCAATGGTTCAAGGCCAACATTGGACTACCCGGTGTGTCAGAGACCCCGCGTGATCTTGCCTTTTGTGCGCACGCCATCTTGGGGGATGAGGTGTTTGAAGTCCCTGACGCGCTGCAAGACCCCCGCTTTGCCGACAACCCCTTGGTGGCATCGCAGCCCGACATCCGCTTTTACGCAGGTGCGCCCATTCTCATGACCGATGGCCAACGCATTGGCACCTTGTGTGTGATTGACCGTCAGGCGCGTGCCTTGTCGGATGCCCAGCGCGAAATACTTCGCTGCTTGGCACTAGCAGCCGCCCAAGCTTTAGAAGGACGCCGGGCGATGCGCGTGTCGCAAGCCGCATTGGCTGCGTTGGCAGAGAGTGAAGGGCGTATGCGCGCCCTGCACGACAGCTCGCCTATGGGCATTTACCACGCCAATGTCCGCGGAGAATGCACCTACACCAATCCCCATTGGCAGTCCATTTACGGCCTATCGGGCGAGCAGAGTTTGGGCCACCAGTGGCTGACGGTGGTGCATCCAGATGACTTGGCGCAAGTGCGTCAGGCCATGCGAACCGCTGCGGTGGACCAAGAAATCTATACGGTGGACTACCGTGTGCTGCGGCCCGATGGAACGGTGCGCTATGTGACGACCTTGGCCAGAACTGTCAACGATGAGGCGGGGAGCCGCATCGGCTACGTAGGCACGGTGCAAGACATTACCGAACGCCATGAGCGTGATGAAGCCTTGCGCAAGACCCAGTCCATGCTCAACCGCACGGCCATGGTCGCAGGGACGGGCGGCTGGGAAGTGGACTTGCAAGAAGGCAGCATCTTCTGGTCTGAGCAGACCTGCCTTATCCATGGTGTGGAGCCCGGATACCAGCCGACGATGGAAGAAGCCACCGCGTTTTACCCCCCGGGCGCTAGGGAACAGGTGGAGCACGCAGTCCAAGTGGCTATGCAAGGTGGTCCTGGCTTTGACCTGGAACTGCCTTTTGTTCCGCGGGGTCAGCCCAGCATTTGGGTGCGTGCGGTAGGGCAGGTCGAGTTTGTCAATGGCCAGCCGGTGCGACTGGTGGGCGCTTTCCAAGACGTCACGCAGGCCCGCGCAGCCCGCTTGGCTTTGGCGCAGGCCCAAGAGCGTGTGCGCTTGGCCACGACCAGCGGGGGCATTGGCATTTGGGACCTGGATCTGGTCACGGGTGAGTTGCTATGGGATGCGCAACTGAGCGCCCTGTACGGATTGGATTTCGCTCCACGCCGCGCGGACTATGCACTATGGGCAGGTTTGGTGCACCCTGAAGACGTTTCTCAAGCCGACGCCTTGATACAAGAGAGCCTTCAAACGGGGAAACTCTTCAACCATGAGTTTCGTGTGGTGTGGCCCGATACCACGGTGCACCACCTGAAGGCTTTTGGGCGGGTCCAAATGGATGAGTACGGCAAAGCCGTGAGCATGGTGGGCACCAATTGGGATGTGACTGAGGCAGCGCAGTACGCCCAGTCCTTGCAAGAAGCGCGCGACAAGGCTGAAGTGGCGAGTCAGAGCAAGAGCCAGTTTTTGGCCAATATGAGCCACGAAATTCGCACCCCCATGAATGCCATCTTGGGCATGCTGAGCTTGGTACAGCGCACCGAGCTGGACGCCCAGCAGCTGGACTACGTGCGCAAAACCGAAGGTGCAGCCAAGTCACTCTTGGGCCTGCTCAATGACATATTGGATTTTTCGAAGGTGGATGCCGGCAAGATGAGCTTGGAGCTTAGACCCATGCGGCCTGAGCAACTCTTGAGAGACTTGGCCGTAGTGCTTTCGGGTAATACGGGCAAGAAGGATGTGGAGATCGTCTTTGACATTGACCCTGCTTTGCCCGAGGTGCTGGTGGCAGACGCTCTGCGCTTGCAGCAAGTTCTGACCAACTTAGGCGGCAACGCCATGAAATTCACCGCTGCAGGCAGTGTGGTGGTCTCAGTGCAAGTGGTGCCCAGCCTCGCGAATGCGGCACAAGCGATGGCCGCTGAGCGGGTGCGCATAGAGTTTGCGGTGGAAGACAGTGGCATTGGCATTGCACCAGAGCACCAAGCGCATATTTTTAGTGCTTTCTCTCAAGCGGAAGCGTCCACCACGCGGCGGTTTGGTGGGACGGGGCTGGGGCTGGCCATATCGCAGCGCATGGTGGATTTGATGGGGGGCACCCTGCAGGTGCGCAGTGCTTTGGGGCAAGGTAGCCGCTTTTCGTTTGAAGTGGAGTTTGCAGTGCCCGCCCAAGTACCTGATGAACTTGTGCTCCCTGCGCGGCAGTCCATGGAGGCACGCCGCGTGTTGCTCGTAGATGACAACACCTTGGCACGGCGCAGTGTGGCCAAAACCATGCGTTCCTGGGGCTGGGAAGTGGATGAGGCCGAGAGCGGCATCCATGCCTTGGCCTTGACGCAGCAGACCGGCGCAGCCGCTGTTGAGTATGCATTGCTGTTGGTGGATTGGCATTTGCCGGGCATGGACGGTTGGGAGCTTGTGCGCCAGTTGCGCGGCCAAGTCGCGGGCCAAAGGGGCAAAGGGCCTACCTTCCTCATGCTGTCTGCACAAGGGCGTGACCACCTGGCGCAACGCACCCTTGATGAGCAAAAAATGATCCATGGCTTGCTAGCCAAGCCGCTGACGGAGTCCCTATTGTGGGAGGCTATTGCCGATGCCTCCACGGGCCAAACCCGCATGCGCCAAGCCGTGCGTGCCGGCAGCAGTGCGCGCCAGTTGCAGGGCATGCGCATTTTGGTGGTGGAAGACAACCTGCTGAACCAGCAGGTGGCCGAAGAGCTGCTCACGGCCCAAGGTGCTCTGGTTTCTTTGGCAGGGAATGGTCAGTTGGGGGTGGAAGCGGTGCTGAGCGCCGAGCCGCAGTTTGATGTGGTGCTGATGGATGTGCAGATGCCCGTTTTAGATGGCTACGACGCAACCCGGGCCATTCGCCAGCATGCGCAGTGGACGAGCCTTCCCATTGTGGCCATGACCGCCAATGCCATGGACAGTGACCGCCAAGCCTGTATAGACGCTGGCATGAACGCCCACATCGGCAAGCCTTTTGACATGGGCCATTTGGTGCACACGCTGATTCAGTTAACCGGGTTTGTGGCCCAGCCCGCCGCCGCGGTGGTGTCCTTACCGGCACAAGGTCACGCAGAAACTGCCAATGGCAACTTAACCGAGGTCGATGGCGTAGACCTGGCACCCGCCATTGCGCGTATGGGCGGCTTGCGTGGGCTGTACGTGCGCACAGCACGTGATTTTTCTGCAGAGCTGGCTGACGTGGCCCAGACGCTACGTCAGCACGTGCACAGCCACGCGTTTGTGCAGGCTTCCATGCTGTTGCACACCCTCAAAGGCAACGCAGGTACCTTGGGCCTTCGCGATTTGGCCCAGATAGCGGGGCAGTGGGAAACCCATAGCCAAAGCATGCGCGCGGCGGACGACTTTTTACCTGCCCAGTGGCTGGAGCTAGATGCTACGTTGGCGCGAGCAGCAGGGCAGTTACGTCAAGCTATTGAACTGCTTGAGCCGGCCGCATCTCTAGCAGCTATGCCCGCACAGCCCGATGGGCAGACGTCTGCGCAAGTCGCATTGCAAGACCTGCAGGCTTTGTTGTTGAAGGAAGACTATGCGGTGCTAGAGCGCTACGCAGAGTTAAGGCAGCAGTTGTCTTCGTTGAGCCCACAGACCCAAGATGCCCTTGCGCAAGCCCTGCAAGACCTTGACTTTGGGCAAGCCTTGGCAGTGTGTGAATCTGCTTTGGCATAA
- a CDS encoding protein phosphatase CheZ, with product MTDNTSSAAANGVDSTNSLMYEGLGHVVRALHDALTWVGADNALADASNEFPSARERLLHVATMTERAANTVLNKVDEASPLQQNMEASAKALAKQWEGVQTHGLSPEMQALVQQTQAFLSDTQFRTQATSAALSEIMMAQDFQDLTGQLIKKVATLIERTETDLIKLLISGAPEGKIASLKKEEELAGPGAVGSIRMAQNDVDAMLADLGF from the coding sequence ATGACAGACAACACATCCTCCGCAGCCGCCAACGGCGTTGACTCCACCAACTCTCTGATGTACGAAGGCCTAGGCCACGTAGTGCGTGCGCTCCACGATGCCCTCACATGGGTAGGTGCAGACAACGCCTTGGCCGATGCGTCTAACGAGTTTCCTTCCGCGCGTGAACGTCTCTTGCACGTAGCCACCATGACCGAGCGTGCCGCCAATACGGTGCTCAACAAGGTCGATGAGGCCTCCCCTTTGCAGCAAAACATGGAAGCCTCCGCCAAAGCTTTAGCCAAGCAATGGGAGGGCGTGCAGACCCATGGCTTGAGTCCCGAGATGCAAGCTTTGGTGCAGCAAACCCAAGCGTTTCTGTCAGACACCCAGTTCCGCACGCAGGCCACCAGTGCCGCCCTGTCTGAAATCATGATGGCGCAAGACTTTCAAGACCTGACCGGGCAGCTCATCAAGAAAGTGGCCACCTTGATCGAGCGCACCGAGACGGACCTGATCAAGCTGCTCATCAGTGGCGCGCCTGAAGGCAAAATCGCGTCCCTCAAAAAGGAAGAAGAGCTGGCTGGCCCGGGCGCCGTCGGCAGCATTCGCATGGCCCAAAACGATGTAGACGCCATGCTGGCCGACTTGGGCTTCTAA